Proteins encoded by one window of Balneola sp.:
- a CDS encoding carboxypeptidase-like regulatory domain-containing protein — MFVRLVVRMVIFVCILFSTNLTIAQSISISGSVLERETEEPLIGVNVYLAGTSIGASTNANGEFEFETNLKGRFDLVVSFLGFETEMREIILDGKEDFSFRFELVENSLQMDELKVSAERDKEWQEQFKNFRRFFLGWDSYSDQTIIVNPEYIDFEEYGRSELMVFFKQPIVLNNNELGYKIVIENQRIIFNPYDHTGFWSVKPRFEEMEPRNYREKRKWDQNRERAFEGSSKHFLKSVIEDEVKRENFAVMPKSDILEKVDNEELIKRVFPRKWKVIVDNYHVFRLVRYEFGVLHKPVYTRGDRLSPDQVFTNFQINNQASLIVVDDYGNIFNPEDVIFYGPWSNDRFAKTLPIDYITESLQ; from the coding sequence ATGTTTGTTCGTCTGGTAGTTAGAATGGTCATTTTTGTTTGTATCCTATTTAGTACAAATCTTACAATAGCTCAAAGTATCTCAATAAGCGGAAGTGTACTTGAACGAGAAACGGAGGAGCCTCTAATAGGGGTGAATGTATATCTTGCAGGTACTAGCATTGGAGCCTCAACGAATGCAAATGGAGAGTTCGAATTTGAAACAAATTTAAAAGGTCGTTTTGACCTTGTTGTAAGTTTCCTGGGTTTTGAAACTGAAATGAGGGAAATTATATTGGATGGAAAAGAAGATTTTTCATTTAGATTTGAGTTGGTTGAAAACTCATTACAGATGGATGAGCTTAAGGTTTCTGCTGAACGGGACAAAGAATGGCAAGAACAGTTCAAAAATTTCCGGAGATTTTTTTTGGGATGGGATTCCTACTCAGACCAGACGATAATTGTTAACCCCGAATACATTGATTTTGAAGAGTACGGCAGGAGCGAGCTCATGGTCTTTTTTAAGCAGCCAATTGTATTAAATAATAATGAGCTGGGTTATAAAATTGTTATCGAAAACCAACGGATAATATTCAATCCATACGATCATACTGGGTTTTGGAGTGTGAAACCTCGTTTCGAGGAGATGGAGCCAAGAAACTATAGGGAAAAAAGAAAATGGGATCAGAATAGAGAACGCGCATTTGAAGGATCTTCAAAACATTTTCTGAAAAGTGTGATCGAGGATGAGGTGAAACGGGAAAATTTCGCGGTAATGCCTAAGTCTGACATACTGGAAAAGGTGGATAATGAGGAGCTAATTAAACGAGTATTCCCAAGAAAATGGAAAGTGATAGTAGATAACTATCATGTTTTTCGATTAGTTAGGTATGAGTTTGGTGTACTCCACAAACCAGTTTATACCAGAGGAGATCGTTTATCTCCGGATCAGGTATTCACCAATTTTCAAATCAATAACCAGGCAAGCCTTATTGTAGTGGATGATTATGGAAATATTTTTAATCCGGAAGATGTAATTTTTTATGGGCCATGGTCTAACGATCGATTTGCAAAAACCCTCCCAATAGATTATATCACTGAATCGCTACAATAA
- a CDS encoding phosphatidylglycerophosphatase A — MKSLKLFIGTGFGSGMAPVAPGTIGSLVATIALYFVLMVDPYLGPVIFMIAAGLLTLWVGKTCEEEWGKDPGKVVIDEFSGQAVVFISIPLFNEPTLDALLMGVGFLLFRIFDIWKPLGIRKVQKTGGGLGILLDDLIAGLYALICLKTLIFFASKIV, encoded by the coding sequence ATGAAATCCCTCAAACTATTTATTGGAACAGGCTTTGGTTCTGGTATGGCACCAGTGGCTCCTGGTACTATTGGTAGCTTGGTAGCTACCATTGCATTGTATTTTGTGTTAATGGTTGACCCCTATTTAGGACCTGTCATTTTTATGATAGCTGCAGGATTACTTACCCTTTGGGTTGGAAAAACCTGCGAGGAAGAATGGGGAAAAGATCCTGGTAAAGTAGTAATCGACGAATTTTCGGGGCAGGCAGTTGTATTTATTTCCATACCATTATTCAATGAGCCTACCCTTGATGCCTTACTTATGGGGGTTGGATTTCTGCTTTTTCGAATTTTTGACATCTGGAAACCTCTGGGCATTCGGAAGGTTCAAAAAACGGGTGGAGGTTTGGGAATCCTACTTGATGATTTAATTGCGGGTTTATATGCGTTAATCTGCTTAAAAACTCTTATTTTCTTTGCTTCGAAAATAGTATAG
- a CDS encoding DUF4143 domain-containing protein, which yields MHLQSKEEKEVYLRELTETYLLKDILALENIRNASKIKDLLRLIAFQVGNQVSYQELGSQLGMSKNTVEKYLDLLQKVFVLFKVEGFSRNLRKEITKSSKWYFFDNGLRNVLIANFKGISSRLDIGQLWKNYIISERVKRLSYSNILVNSYFWRTYDQQEIDWVEERSGKLYAYEMKWNPKKKSKIPVAWEKAYAHSFFKQINPSNYLEWILPK from the coding sequence ATACACCTTCAATCAAAAGAAGAGAAAGAAGTCTATTTAAGAGAATTGACTGAAACATATCTATTGAAAGATATTTTGGCTTTAGAAAACATAAGAAATGCTTCAAAAATAAAAGACCTGCTTAGGTTGATCGCTTTTCAGGTTGGAAACCAGGTTTCTTATCAAGAATTGGGTAGTCAACTTGGAATGAGCAAGAATACGGTTGAGAAATACCTTGATTTACTCCAAAAAGTATTCGTGTTATTCAAAGTAGAAGGATTCAGTAGAAATTTGCGAAAAGAGATTACTAAATCCAGTAAATGGTATTTCTTTGATAATGGGCTAAGAAATGTTCTTATCGCTAATTTTAAGGGTATATCTTCCCGGTTAGATATAGGGCAACTTTGGAAGAATTACATTATAAGTGAAAGAGTGAAGCGATTGAGTTATTCAAACATACTGGTGAACAGCTATTTTTGGAGAACCTATGACCAACAAGAAATAGATTGGGTAGAAGAGCGAAGCGGAAAGCTATACGCTTATGAAATGAAGTGGAATCCCAAAAAGAAAAGTAAAATACCTGTGGCTTGGGAAAAGGCGTATGCTCATTCATTTTTTAAGCAAATTAATCCCTCCAATTATTTAGAGTGGATACTTCCTAAATAA
- a CDS encoding orotate phosphoribosyltransferase, which produces MIIDTTFARELASDLLEINAVILRPNDPFTWASGWHSPIYCDNRLTLRHPEIRKKIATKFSEIITQEFPNTEVITGTATAGIPHAAWVADLLNKPMAYVRAKPKNYGMGNQIEGGVAKGQPTVVIEDLISTGGSALSVINALQFVGADVQAIISIFNYGFDKSSENFESVNVPVFNLTDYSTLVDVAVEKGFVTSDDLDQLSNWRNNPDTWPNN; this is translated from the coding sequence ATGATTATTGACACCACATTTGCAAGAGAATTAGCCTCCGACTTATTGGAAATTAATGCAGTGATTCTACGCCCAAATGATCCATTTACCTGGGCATCAGGATGGCATTCTCCTATTTATTGCGATAACCGATTAACACTTAGACACCCTGAGATTAGGAAGAAAATCGCGACTAAATTCAGTGAAATTATAACCCAGGAGTTTCCAAATACAGAAGTGATTACGGGAACAGCTACAGCGGGTATTCCTCATGCTGCCTGGGTAGCTGACTTACTTAATAAGCCCATGGCTTATGTGAGAGCAAAACCAAAAAACTATGGGATGGGTAATCAGATTGAAGGTGGTGTAGCTAAAGGACAGCCTACTGTAGTAATAGAGGATTTAATTTCAACAGGTGGTTCTGCACTTTCTGTAATTAATGCCCTTCAATTCGTTGGTGCCGATGTACAGGCTATTATTTCGATTTTTAATTATGGATTTGATAAATCCTCCGAGAATTTTGAATCGGTTAATGTTCCCGTATTCAACCTAACTGATTACAGTACGTTGGTTGATGTAGCTGTTGAAAAGGGTTTCGTTACCAGCGATGACCTGGATCAATTGTCAAACTGGAGAAATAACCCTGATACCTGGCCTAATAATTAA
- a CDS encoding carboxypeptidase-like regulatory domain-containing protein yields MCRFDNKNNTLFISFFFLIFSIGFYNLCNSQVGITSTIVSDSTGLPLPYVNIGVLGTRIGTVSSIDGSFLLVSDKIEISDSVKFSYVGYENIVLVVDQVKELNEIRMVPVKFSFTEITVNSNRLGKEKIFGNDSKRKGGTVLSNWRSGDEIATKISFEKPTYITSANFKISQIVGDSMFFRINIYDFQDGKVGENLIRDNVYLKEKQKTGVVTKDISFLNLILNGDVLLSLERIRIDGEVENRNLLFRYKISNPGNFFARDLNYSSNINDEFRLVAKTELQFFFRGIEL; encoded by the coding sequence ATGTGTAGATTTGACAATAAAAATAATACCTTATTTATATCATTTTTCTTCCTAATATTTTCTATAGGTTTTTATAATCTGTGTAATTCACAAGTTGGAATTACAAGTACGATAGTGAGTGATTCTACTGGTTTACCCTTACCATATGTTAATATTGGAGTGCTAGGAACTAGAATCGGTACAGTAAGTAGTATTGATGGGAGTTTTTTATTAGTTAGCGATAAAATCGAGATTTCTGATTCTGTTAAGTTTTCTTATGTAGGGTATGAGAATATAGTTTTGGTTGTTGATCAGGTTAAAGAATTGAACGAAATTCGTATGGTTCCTGTAAAATTTAGTTTTACAGAAATAACAGTTAATTCGAATAGGTTAGGTAAAGAAAAAATATTTGGGAATGACTCTAAAAGAAAGGGTGGAACGGTTCTTTCCAATTGGAGGTCAGGAGATGAAATAGCTACAAAAATTAGTTTTGAAAAACCAACATATATCACAAGTGCAAATTTTAAAATCAGCCAAATTGTAGGGGATAGTATGTTTTTCAGGATAAATATTTATGATTTTCAAGATGGTAAAGTTGGAGAAAATCTAATTAGAGATAATGTTTATTTGAAAGAAAAACAAAAAACAGGGGTTGTTACCAAAGATATTAGTTTTCTTAATCTGATACTCAATGGGGATGTTCTATTATCTTTAGAGAGAATTCGAATAGACGGAGAAGTTGAGAATCGAAATCTATTATTTAGATATAAAATTTCTAATCCAGGGAATTTTTTTGCGAGAGATCTAAATTACTCCTCGAATATAAATGATGAATTTAGATTGGTTGCTAAAACAGAACTACAATTCTTTTTTCGAGGTATTGAGCTTTAG
- the miaB gene encoding tRNA (N6-isopentenyl adenosine(37)-C2)-methylthiotransferase MiaB — MNFADSEIVNSILLEDGMTVADTPEKADVILVNTCSIRENAETKVWNRLKELRTLKKTNSELTVGVLGCMAERIKDRIIEKEHLVDIVVGPDAYRDIPRLLAEVDDGRKAVNVLLSLEETYADIAPVRTTGNGVSSFVSIMRGCDNMCSFCVVPFTRGRERSRPMESILQEVRQLSNEGYKEVTFLGQNVNSYRDGENTFTTLMDAASLIDPEIRFRFSSPHPKDFPDDLLHLIAERPNLCNYIHIPAQAGSDTMLERMRRPYTRQQYLELIQKMHEIIPGLALSTDIIAGFCGETEEEHEGTMTLMKEVGYDLAYMFAYSERERTLAYRKFEDDVPEEIKKRRLTEIINQQMEIQKERNLLEIGRRHLVLVEGTSKRSEEQVSGRTDTNKMVVFDRNDYEKGDYVEVEITDSTSATLLGNPIRKSSIVEFYGAAVEA; from the coding sequence ATGAACTTCGCAGATTCTGAGATCGTCAACTCAATTCTGCTTGAAGATGGTATGACTGTAGCAGATACCCCTGAGAAAGCCGATGTAATTTTGGTAAATACCTGTTCCATCAGAGAAAATGCAGAAACTAAAGTTTGGAATCGCCTCAAGGAATTAAGAACGCTTAAAAAAACAAATTCTGAACTTACGGTTGGTGTGTTAGGATGTATGGCCGAACGCATCAAAGACCGAATCATAGAAAAAGAACACCTGGTTGATATTGTTGTTGGACCTGATGCATATCGTGATATCCCAAGGTTATTGGCCGAAGTTGATGACGGAAGAAAAGCAGTAAATGTTCTTCTATCGTTGGAAGAAACTTATGCAGATATAGCCCCGGTTCGAACTACCGGGAATGGAGTTTCTTCTTTCGTTTCTATCATGCGCGGATGTGACAACATGTGTTCATTCTGTGTGGTACCCTTTACTCGTGGTAGAGAAAGAAGCAGACCAATGGAAAGCATCTTGCAGGAAGTTCGTCAGCTTAGCAACGAAGGCTACAAAGAAGTAACCTTCCTCGGGCAAAATGTGAATTCCTATCGGGACGGAGAAAACACATTTACCACATTAATGGATGCTGCCAGCTTAATTGATCCAGAAATACGGTTCAGATTCTCTTCCCCTCATCCAAAAGATTTTCCGGATGACCTTCTGCATTTGATTGCGGAACGCCCGAATCTGTGTAATTACATTCACATCCCTGCTCAGGCAGGAAGCGACACTATGTTGGAGCGTATGAGGAGACCTTATACTCGCCAACAGTATTTGGAGCTCATCCAAAAAATGCACGAAATTATTCCTGGTCTTGCTCTTTCAACTGATATCATTGCAGGTTTCTGCGGTGAGACCGAAGAAGAACATGAAGGAACAATGACTCTAATGAAGGAAGTTGGGTACGATCTAGCTTATATGTTCGCATACTCAGAACGAGAACGAACACTTGCTTATCGAAAGTTTGAGGATGACGTCCCTGAAGAAATCAAAAAGCGCCGATTGACTGAGATCATTAATCAACAGATGGAGATACAGAAAGAAAGAAACCTGTTGGAGATAGGAAGAAGACACCTTGTTTTAGTAGAAGGAACCAGTAAACGATCAGAAGAGCAGGTAAGTGGACGTACCGATACAAACAAAATGGTTGTTTTCGATCGAAATGATTATGAAAAAGGTGATTACGTTGAAGTAGAAATTACCGATTCTACCTCGGCAACCCTCCTGGGCAACCCGATTCGTAAGTCTTCGATTGTAGAATTTTATGGAGCTGCTGTAGAAGCCTAA